The DNA region CTTGACGACTCCGGCTGACGGTCCGCCGCCGGGGCGCGTGCGAACCCTCGGGAGGGGCCGGTATGCGGAAGAAGTCTGCGTGGTGGTGTGCGGTGGCGGTGGGAGCGGTGCTGACCGCCTCGGCCTGTTCGTCGGGCGGGAGCGGCTCGGACGCGAGCGGGTCCGGCGGGTCCGGCGGCAAGGTGACGCTGTCGTACGGCGTCTGGGACGCGACCCAGAAGACGGCGATGGAGCGGCTGGCCGCCGAGTTCGGCCGGACCCACCCGAACATCTCGGTGAAGGTCGAGCTGACCCCGTGGGCGGACTACTGGACCAAGCTCAAGGCCGCCGCCACCGGCGGCTCGGCGCCCGACGTGTTCTGGATGAACGGCCCCAACTTCCAGCTCTACGCGTCCAACGGCGTGATCCGCCCGCTGGACGACGGCATCGCCAGGGACAAGGTGGACCTCACCGCCTATCCCAAGCAGTTGGTGGACCTGTACACCTACCAGGGCAAGCACTACGGGCTGCCCAAGGACATGGACACCGTCGGCGTCTGGTACAACAAGACGCTCTTCGACGCGGCCAAGGTCCCGTACCCGAAGGCGGGCTGGACCTGGAGCGACTTCCAGGACGCGGCCGCGCGGCTGACCGACGCGAGCAAGGGCCAGTACGGCACCGACGCGGAGCTGACCAGCTTCCAGGAGTACCAGTACGACACCATCGCCCAGGCCGGCGGCTACGTGATCTCGCCGGACGGCAAGAAGTCGGGCTACGCGGACCCCAAGACCATCCAGGGCCTGCGCTTCTGGACCGACCTGATCGCCAAGAAGCAGTCGCCTGACCTGAAGACGATGACCGACACCGCGCCGCTGCAGCTGTTCGAGGCCGGCAAGATCGCGATGTACTGGGGCGGTTCCTGGGACGCCTCGGAGTTCGGCGGCAACAGCTACACCAAGGACCGGGTCGACGTCGCGCCGTTGCCCAAGGGAGAGAAGCAGGCGACGATCATCCACGGTCTGGCCAACGTGGTGTCGTCCCGGACCAAGCACGCCGACCAGGCGTGGCAGTTCGTGGACTTCCTCGGCTCCCGTCAGGCCGCCGAGATCCTCGCCAAGAGCGGCGCGATGCCGGCGTACAACGGCACCCAGAGCGCCTGGATCGCCGCGCATCCGCAGTTCCACCTGCAGACCTTCCTCGACGAGGTGCCGTACAGCGTGCCGTACCCGGTCTCGAAGAACACCGCCGCCTGGAACGAGGCCGAGCTGACCTACCTCACCAAGGCGTGGAACGGCCAGGAGCCGCTGGACAGGGCCGCGAAGGACCTGGCCGCGGCGATGGACGACCTGCTCGCCAAGGAGTGACATGACCCTCACGTCCACCCCGGGCGACGCGCGCGCCGGGGAGTCCCCGGCGGCCGCCGCCCGGCCGCGGACCGGGCTGCTGCGAGGGCGGCTGCCGGGCCGCCCCCGGCGGTGGCGCCGCGAGCGCGTCGCCGAGGCGCTGTGGGGCTACGCCTTCATCGCCCCGACCGGCCTGGGCCTGGCCGTCTTCTATCTGTGGCCGGTGATCCAGACCGCGTACTTCTCCTTCACCCAATGGGGCGCCTTCGGCGGCCACACGTGGAGCGGCCTGGACAACTACCACCGGATGGTCCACGACAGCGAGTTCGGCCGCGCGCTGGTCAACACCCTGGCGTACACCGGGCTCGGGCTGCTGTCGATCCCGCTGGCGATCGTCTTCGCGGCGCTGCTGAACCGGCCGGGGCTGCGCGGACTCGGCGTCTACCGCACCCTGTTCTTCCTGCCGGTGGTGACCATGCCGGTCGCCGTCGGCATGGTGTGGCGCTGGCTCTACAACGGCGACTACGGGCTGGTCAACTACCTGCTCTCGCTGGTCGGCGTGGACGGCCCGAACTGGATCGCCGACCCGCGGGTGGCGCTGTACGCGCTGGTCGCGGTGGGCGTGTGGAGCAGCATCGGCTACAACCTGGTGATCTTCCTGGCCGGCATGCAGGCGATCCCGAAGGAGTACTACGAGGCCGCGGAGATCGACGGCGCGGGCCCGTTGCGGCAGTTCGTGTCGGTGACGCTGCCGCTGTTGTCCCCGACCGCGTTCTTCGTCTCGGTGATCTCGGTGATCGGCTCGCTGCAACTGTTCGACCTGGTCTACGTGATGGCGGGCTCCGGCGCCGCGGCGCGCTCCAACCCGGCCTTCCCGCGCCTGGAGACGGTGGTCCAGCTGTTCTACGACCGGGCCTTCGTCACCAACGACCGCGGCTACGCGGCGGCGA from Actinacidiphila sp. DG2A-62 includes:
- a CDS encoding ABC transporter substrate-binding protein: MRKKSAWWCAVAVGAVLTASACSSGGSGSDASGSGGSGGKVTLSYGVWDATQKTAMERLAAEFGRTHPNISVKVELTPWADYWTKLKAAATGGSAPDVFWMNGPNFQLYASNGVIRPLDDGIARDKVDLTAYPKQLVDLYTYQGKHYGLPKDMDTVGVWYNKTLFDAAKVPYPKAGWTWSDFQDAAARLTDASKGQYGTDAELTSFQEYQYDTIAQAGGYVISPDGKKSGYADPKTIQGLRFWTDLIAKKQSPDLKTMTDTAPLQLFEAGKIAMYWGGSWDASEFGGNSYTKDRVDVAPLPKGEKQATIIHGLANVVSSRTKHADQAWQFVDFLGSRQAAEILAKSGAMPAYNGTQSAWIAAHPQFHLQTFLDEVPYSVPYPVSKNTAAWNEAELTYLTKAWNGQEPLDRAAKDLAAAMDDLLAKE
- a CDS encoding carbohydrate ABC transporter permease, with protein sequence MTLTSTPGDARAGESPAAAARPRTGLLRGRLPGRPRRWRRERVAEALWGYAFIAPTGLGLAVFYLWPVIQTAYFSFTQWGAFGGHTWSGLDNYHRMVHDSEFGRALVNTLAYTGLGLLSIPLAIVFAALLNRPGLRGLGVYRTLFFLPVVTMPVAVGMVWRWLYNGDYGLVNYLLSLVGVDGPNWIADPRVALYALVAVGVWSSIGYNLVIFLAGMQAIPKEYYEAAEIDGAGPLRQFVSVTLPLLSPTAFFVSVISVIGSLQLFDLVYVMAGSGAAARSNPAFPRLETVVQLFYDRAFVTNDRGYAAAIVMVLLLIIIALTALQFRLQKRWVHYG